The Methanobacterium alcaliphilum genome has a window encoding:
- a CDS encoding carbonic anhydrase, translating to MDNENTKLNGKFAACLNCIDGRVQLPVINWITSTYNIDFIDMITEPGMDGFLVDSESELKPLLDKLNIAIKVHDCEEIFIVAHEDCAANPVDFKTHAPNLKIASEKIKDVASKCKVICIYVYLNGNVIN from the coding sequence ATGGACAATGAAAATACTAAGCTTAATGGAAAATTTGCTGCATGTTTAAATTGTATTGATGGTCGTGTCCAATTACCCGTCATTAACTGGATTACATCAACATACAATATCGATTTTATAGATATGATCACCGAACCCGGCATGGATGGTTTTTTGGTTGATTCAGAATCTGAATTAAAACCATTATTAGATAAACTTAATATCGCCATTAAAGTTCATGATTGTGAGGAAATATTCATTGTAGCTCATGAGGACTGTGCAGCAAATCCCGTTGATTTTAAAACCCATGCCCCAAACTTGAAAATTGCATCTGAAAAAATCAAAGATGTCGCCTCCAAATGCAAGGTAATATGTATTTATGTTTATCTAAATGGAAATGTTATAAATTAA
- a CDS encoding ABC transporter ATP-binding protein has product MFKELFVLTDKGANDLKKAIFSVVLADLTLMLPVFILLGLIQQLLNPLLGLGGANLNLIIYTMIAGAILLVIFLTQLYYYKKTYIAAYEESANRRIRLAEKIRKLPLSFFGKKDLAEFTGTMMDDATFLENIFSHSVPQLFGSTIAIVIIVVMLMLFDWRMGISLLIGLPVSLALLWGCGKVKDKLANKHMNNKIEVADAIQESLEGIKVIKSSNQIDNHFDKVDFKLQNFFSSAMTLELVMGLFIGGAQMALRVGIPLVILVGVDALTAGSINFIYYILFLIVAVRLYDPLTIAMMKLGEVFVLMTMIDRMDKMENQEIMTGATNLSIHDYDVELKDVSFGYNEEKVLDDVSITVKQGEVTALVGPSGSGKSTIAKLIARFWDVDEGNIVIGGKDVKDIDPETLLSHFAIVFQDVVLFNDTVLNNIKIGKKDATTEEVIAAAKLANCDDFIMNMPEGYDTEIGENGWTLSGGERQRISIARALLKDAPIILLDEATASLDVENETQIQEAITKLIKNKTLLIIAHRMRTVKGANKIVVLNKGKVIEQGSHDKLINNENLYSRLVKLQNESLGWNI; this is encoded by the coding sequence ATGTTTAAAGAATTATTTGTTTTAACAGATAAAGGTGCTAATGACTTAAAAAAAGCCATTTTTTCAGTAGTATTGGCTGATTTAACATTAATGTTGCCCGTTTTTATATTGTTGGGACTTATTCAGCAATTATTAAATCCTTTGCTTGGTTTAGGTGGCGCTAATTTAAATCTAATAATTTATACTATGATTGCAGGAGCAATTTTATTAGTAATATTTCTAACTCAACTGTATTATTATAAGAAGACTTATATTGCAGCATATGAAGAAAGCGCCAATAGGAGAATAAGGCTAGCTGAAAAAATAAGAAAATTACCCCTATCATTCTTTGGTAAAAAAGATCTAGCTGAATTTACAGGAACCATGATGGATGACGCTACATTTCTAGAAAACATATTTTCGCATTCTGTTCCGCAACTGTTTGGATCAACAATTGCCATAGTAATAATAGTGGTTATGCTGATGCTTTTTGATTGGAGAATGGGTATCAGTTTATTAATTGGTCTTCCGGTTTCATTAGCACTTCTTTGGGGATGTGGAAAAGTTAAAGATAAACTTGCAAATAAACACATGAATAACAAAATTGAAGTAGCTGATGCTATACAAGAATCTTTAGAGGGAATAAAAGTAATTAAATCATCGAACCAGATAGACAATCACTTTGATAAAGTTGATTTTAAGTTACAAAACTTTTTCAGTAGTGCTATGACTTTGGAATTGGTAATGGGTCTATTTATTGGTGGAGCTCAAATGGCTTTAAGAGTAGGAATTCCATTGGTAATTTTAGTTGGTGTAGATGCATTAACTGCAGGAAGCATCAATTTCATATATTACATCCTATTTTTAATCGTTGCAGTACGATTATACGATCCATTAACCATAGCCATGATGAAATTGGGAGAAGTATTTGTGTTAATGACCATGATTGATAGAATGGATAAAATGGAAAATCAGGAAATAATGACTGGCGCAACCAACCTCAGTATACATGATTATGATGTTGAATTAAAAGATGTAAGTTTTGGATACAATGAAGAAAAAGTATTGGATGATGTTTCCATAACCGTGAAACAGGGCGAAGTAACTGCTCTAGTGGGACCAAGTGGAAGTGGTAAAAGTACTATTGCTAAGTTAATAGCTCGTTTTTGGGATGTTGATGAAGGAAACATAGTAATTGGGGGGAAAGATGTGAAAGATATTGATCCTGAAACACTCTTATCCCATTTTGCCATAGTTTTTCAGGATGTTGTGTTATTTAATGACACAGTATTAAACAATATAAAGATTGGTAAAAAAGATGCAACAACTGAAGAAGTTATAGCTGCAGCGAAACTTGCCAACTGTGACGACTTCATAATGAATATGCCTGAGGGATATGATACTGAAATTGGAGAGAATGGGTGGACATTATCTGGAGGCGAACGTCAACGAATATCCATTGCTCGTGCATTACTTAAAGATGCTCCAATTATTTTACTTGATGAAGCCACAGCATCACTAGACGTTGAAAATGAAACCCAGATACAGGAGGCAATAACAAAACTAATCAAAAATAAAACCTTACTAATTATAGCCCATAGGATGCGAACAGTAAAAGGCGCAAATAAAATCGTTGTATTAAATAAAGGAAAGGTGATTGAACAGGGTTCACATGATAAGTTAATTAATAATGAAAATCTGTATAGTAGATTAGTGAAACTTCAAAATGAAAGCTTAGGATGGAATATTTAA
- a CDS encoding ABC transporter ATP-binding protein, whose protein sequence is MNKNKENHGFSRLMELTGKLKILLVLGCILSAIGSLLTLGPFVYIYFIIKEILMVGGNISLVDTGLVIHYGWLALLFAISGIFVTFAALMCTHVVAFKTIKNLRYNLLKHLATLPLGFHTLNPSGKLRKIVETNTLQLEDFIAHRLPDLVGSLVTPIAILILLLYFDWLLGIICLIPLIVGFAIQYAIMKRSSQKFLEIYQNSLGDMNNSAVEYVRGISVVKVFGQTIYSFKNFYDSIIRYKDFVLKYALSMEKSMSLFVTVINGAFFLLIPAGIILSYYATNYESFVLSFIFYAVFAPVTASMLMKIMYTASDQMMVSESLKKIDALFEEKPLKESKNPKIPENNNIGFYDVSFSYASSDEKKKEMALENISFEVDEGKIMALVGPSGGGKTTIANLIPRFWDVYSGEITIGNINIKEIGYSELMDKLSIVFQDVYLFKDSILNNIKFSNPDANREDVLKAARLAQCEDILEKLPHGIDTVIGTKGVYLSGGEKQRISLARAILKDSSIILFDEATAFADPENEHKIQLAFEELTKNKTVIMIAHRLSSIKNVDEILVIKKGKIIEKGNHDELLGNGGLYSNMWREYQLGLSWNVGKQTDNITTDAELINSGKYENVSEEHILNKEKNKEVEPNV, encoded by the coding sequence TTGAATAAAAATAAAGAAAACCACGGTTTTTCACGTTTAATGGAACTAACGGGAAAATTAAAGATACTATTGGTTTTAGGATGTATTTTATCTGCAATTGGTAGTTTGTTAACATTAGGTCCTTTTGTTTATATTTACTTTATAATCAAGGAAATATTAATGGTAGGAGGGAATATAAGCTTAGTGGATACTGGTTTAGTAATACATTACGGTTGGTTAGCGCTGCTTTTCGCCATTTCAGGAATTTTCGTGACCTTTGCAGCATTGATGTGTACTCATGTAGTGGCCTTCAAAACAATCAAAAATTTGAGATACAATCTATTAAAACATCTTGCTACATTACCTCTGGGGTTCCATACCCTGAATCCCAGTGGAAAACTTCGTAAAATTGTAGAAACTAATACTTTACAGTTGGAAGATTTCATAGCTCACCGATTACCGGATTTGGTTGGTAGTCTGGTTACGCCTATTGCTATTTTAATATTATTATTATACTTTGATTGGCTTTTGGGGATAATTTGTTTAATCCCATTAATCGTAGGTTTTGCTATTCAATATGCTATAATGAAGAGATCAAGCCAAAAATTTTTGGAAATATACCAAAATTCTTTGGGGGATATGAATAACTCTGCTGTGGAATATGTAAGGGGAATATCCGTAGTAAAAGTATTTGGGCAGACCATATATTCATTTAAAAACTTCTACGATTCTATAATACGATACAAAGATTTTGTTTTGAAGTATGCATTGTCCATGGAAAAATCAATGAGTTTATTTGTAACTGTCATTAATGGGGCTTTCTTTTTACTGATTCCTGCAGGTATTATATTGAGTTATTATGCTACAAATTACGAGTCATTCGTTTTGAGTTTCATATTTTACGCAGTATTTGCGCCAGTCACGGCATCTATGCTCATGAAGATTATGTACACTGCTTCTGATCAGATGATGGTTTCAGAATCTCTAAAAAAAATTGACGCACTTTTTGAGGAAAAACCATTAAAAGAGTCAAAAAATCCCAAAATACCTGAAAATAATAATATCGGATTTTATGATGTGAGTTTTTCCTATGCATCGTCAGATGAGAAGAAAAAAGAAATGGCTTTAGAAAATATTTCATTTGAAGTAGATGAGGGCAAAATAATGGCTTTAGTGGGGCCTTCTGGAGGAGGTAAAACAACTATAGCCAATTTAATTCCAAGATTTTGGGATGTTTATAGTGGGGAGATAACAATTGGTAATATAAATATCAAAGAAATCGGTTATTCTGAGTTAATGGACAAATTGAGCATTGTGTTTCAAGATGTTTACCTATTTAAAGACAGTATTTTGAATAACATAAAGTTTTCTAATCCTGATGCAAATCGAGAAGATGTTTTAAAAGCAGCAAGATTGGCCCAGTGTGAAGATATACTGGAAAAATTACCCCATGGCATTGACACTGTAATTGGAACTAAGGGAGTATATTTATCTGGAGGCGAAAAACAGAGAATATCTTTAGCTAGAGCAATTTTAAAAGATTCGTCGATAATTCTCTTTGATGAAGCAACAGCCTTTGCAGACCCGGAAAATGAACACAAAATACAACTTGCCTTTGAGGAACTCACAAAAAATAAGACTGTGATTATGATAGCCCACAGGTTATCATCCATAAAAAATGTAGATGAAATATTAGTGATTAAAAAAGGCAAAATTATCGAAAAAGGAAACCATGATGAGCTTTTGGGAAATGGGGGATTATATTCTAACATGTGGAGAGAATATCAATTAGGTTTATCGTGGAATGTTGGAAAGCAAACTGATAATATAACTACTGATGCTGAACTAATCAATTCTGGAAAGTATGAGAATGTTTCAGAGGAGCATATCTTAAACAAGGAGAAAAACAAGGAGGTAGAACCAAATGTTTAA
- a CDS encoding MptD family putative ECF transporter S component, translating into MNNKLNTKDLITTGIFTTIYIVIFFTCGMLGYIPILLVLLPLICPIVTGIPFMLFLTKVKKFGMVTIMGLIIGLVMFLTGHTFVPVITGLIFGLAADLIFKAGNYQSFRNSVIGYGVFSLFILGAMVPMWVMRDSYFVHMSSSMGTEYVNTVMALTPEWMFFVLIIIAFVAGIIGAFLGKSVLEKHFKRAGIA; encoded by the coding sequence ATGAATAATAAATTAAACACAAAAGATTTAATTACAACCGGAATATTCACAACGATTTATATTGTGATATTTTTCACTTGCGGTATGCTTGGATACATTCCGATTTTACTAGTATTGCTTCCGCTTATTTGTCCAATTGTAACTGGGATTCCATTTATGTTATTTTTAACAAAAGTGAAAAAGTTTGGAATGGTTACTATAATGGGACTCATTATAGGGTTAGTTATGTTTTTAACAGGACACACCTTCGTTCCAGTCATAACAGGATTAATATTTGGTTTAGCTGCAGATTTGATATTTAAAGCAGGTAATTACCAGAGTTTTAGAAATTCGGTTATTGGATATGGGGTGTTCAGTCTTTTCATACTAGGGGCTATGGTTCCCATGTGGGTTATGAGAGATAGTTATTTTGTGCATATGAGTTCTAGTATGGGAACAGAATATGTAAATACAGTTATGGCACTTACTCCCGAATGGATGTTCTTTGTTCTGATAATCATAGCTTTTGTGGCTGGCATTATTGGGGCTTTTCTTGGAAAATCTGTCCTAGAAAAACATTTCAAAAGAGCAGGTATTGCTTAA